A stretch of DNA from Streptomyces venezuelae:
TTCGCACACGTTCCGCTCTGGCACATCGAAGGCCATGCGTTCGATCTGAAATTCCGTGCCTCCGGCTTCCGCCAGTACTTCCGGCAGGCGCCGAAGGTCGTATCCGGACAGGTGTTGCCGTACGCCGAACGCGGGGGCTGCGCCTTCACCGAGCTCGGTTTCAGCTGACGAGTGCATCGGGCTGGTTCGGGGCTGATGCTCAGGCCGGGCACAGCCGGTCACACTCCGGCCGGCCGGGGGAGCTGGGTCCCTGAGGTTTCAGTCGAGGCAGAACTCGTTGCCCTCGATGTCCTGCATCGTGATGCAGGACTCGTTGATGCCGTCGGCGCGCTGCACCAGTACGCATACGGCGCCGAGCTCCTCCAGCCGTGCGCGCTCTGCGTCGAGTGCGGCGAAGCGCTCTTCCCCCACGAGCCCGGTGCCGGCCCGCACGTCGAGATGCACCCGGTTCTTGACGACCTTCCCTTCGGGAACGCGCTGGAAGAACAGCCGCGGGCCGACGCCCGAGGGGTCGACGCAGGCGAACGCCGAACCCTGGTGCTCGGGCGGCAGCGAGCGGTCGAAGGCGTCCCAGGAGTCGAACCCCTTCGGCGGCGGCGGTACGACGTACCCCAGCACCTCACACCAGAAGCGGGCGACGCGCTCGGGTTCGGCGCAGTCGAAGGTGACCTGGAACTGCTTGATCGATGTCATCGGGCCACCGTAGCAACGGGCCCCGTTGCGGAGTTTCCTTTTTCCGTCCGCCCCGCGACGGCGGCCCACGCCAGGATCGTGCGAACCTCGGCGGCCGGACGATCCCGCTGAGCGGAGAAACCCGGTGGTCCCGGTCTGATGACGCCCATAGCATCCGGCCGTGATCGAAAACTTCGGAATGGCGGGCGACGAGCAGGGCGTGGAACCGGAAAGGGAGC
This window harbors:
- a CDS encoding VOC family protein, coding for MTSIKQFQVTFDCAEPERVARFWCEVLGYVVPPPPKGFDSWDAFDRSLPPEHQGSAFACVDPSGVGPRLFFQRVPEGKVVKNRVHLDVRAGTGLVGEERFAALDAERARLEELGAVCVLVQRADGINESCITMQDIEGNEFCLD